The genomic stretch GATCATAGAGCTTGTGGAAATCTTCCGGCGAATAGTAGCGCGCACCGATGTTTTCATCGGTGAACTCCAGGAAGGCCTCCTGATGGCTCAAATTCAAAGGTTGTAGCACCAGCTCCATAACTCTATTGTAACTGATCGGAGTCTCTGCTCAAAATGGCCTCCCCCGTTATCTGGGTGATATGGAGAAATGTAAGAGTTTTCATGTGGTTATATGGATGTGTCGGCCTAGATGGGACTTGTCTATTAGACCAAAACGTGGTTTGTAGACTAGCAGGTCAGTGAAAAAGGAGGACTTATGAGTGCTACGGAAAACAATCCGATTGCTTTAAATGGAATGGAGTTTGTGGAATTTGCCTCTCCAGATCCAATGGCTATGGCCAACCTTTTCGAGGCTTTTGGCTTCAAGAAGATCGGCCAACACAGGCGCAAAAAAGTTTCTCTTTATCGGCAAAACGAATCGAACCTGATCTTGAACGAGGACCCGAACAGTTTTTCTGTGGCTTTTGCCAAGGAACACGGACCCTGTATTTCGGCAACTGGCTGGCGCGTGGATATAAATGGTAAAGAGGCCCAAGATGTGGCGGCCTCCCGTGGTGCGAAGCCCCTTGAGGGCGGAGATGCCTCGGGCCACAGTTTTCCGGGGATTTATGGAATTGGGAATTCAGCTGTGTATTTTGTGGATAAGTACGGTGGCGACAATATCTATGACGGTGACTTTGAGTACACGACTGACGACAAAGTTCCCTCGGGCTCCGGCCTTATGTATGTCGACCACATGACCAACAACGTCCCGTCTGGTGAAATGCAGAAGTGGTGCGATTTTTATGAACAGGTATTTGGCTTTCGCGATATTCGATTTTTTGACATCAAAGGTGAATCCACTGGGTTGATCTCAAAGGTGATGCGTTCACCTTGCGGCAAGATCACCATTCCGATTAATGAGCCAACAGATGGGAAGTCTCAGATCCAGGAGTACTTGGACGAGTACCATGGCTCTGGAATTCAGCATTTGGCCTTTCTAACGAATGACATTATTTCAACCATCAAGAGCCATCGTCAAAACGACATTCGCTTTTTGGATGTGCCAGATACTTACTATGAGGCGGTACCGGATCGATTGCCGAATGTGACTGAGGACCTGGGCGTGCTTCAAGACCTTAAGGTGTTAGTTGATGGTGACTCTGAGGGCTATTTGCTGCAGATGTTTACCGAGAACATCATTGGTCCAATCTTTTTTGAGATCATTCAGCGCAAGAACCATCAGGGATTTGGCGAAGGCAACTTTCAGGCTTTGTTTGATGCAATTGAAAGAGATCAGCGCCGTCGTGGATATTTGAAGTAGGGGGAGTTCATGTACCATTACAGTCAGGGTAAGGCGACCAGACAGGCCCACAAGGGAATTCCCGAGGGGCACTTTGAAGAAGAGCAGGGGACTAAGGGTTTTTTTGGTCCGGTCTCTCACTTGATTCGCAAGAACCCCAGCACCAACTGGGTTGAGATCGACGGCCCATTAAAGCCACGCATGTATGACCTGGTCGAACTGCCTCATCGGGCTGGAATGCAGAGAATGCTCTTTAATCAACACATGGGCATTTACAACATGTGGATGAAGCCGGGGGACGAAAAAGAGTTT from Pseudobdellovibrionaceae bacterium encodes the following:
- the hppD gene encoding 4-hydroxyphenylpyruvate dioxygenase, with protein sequence MSATENNPIALNGMEFVEFASPDPMAMANLFEAFGFKKIGQHRRKKVSLYRQNESNLILNEDPNSFSVAFAKEHGPCISATGWRVDINGKEAQDVAASRGAKPLEGGDASGHSFPGIYGIGNSAVYFVDKYGGDNIYDGDFEYTTDDKVPSGSGLMYVDHMTNNVPSGEMQKWCDFYEQVFGFRDIRFFDIKGESTGLISKVMRSPCGKITIPINEPTDGKSQIQEYLDEYHGSGIQHLAFLTNDIISTIKSHRQNDIRFLDVPDTYYEAVPDRLPNVTEDLGVLQDLKVLVDGDSEGYLLQMFTENIIGPIFFEIIQRKNHQGFGEGNFQALFDAIERDQRRRGYLK